The Streptomyces sp. HUAS MG91 sequence CAAGGTCTGGGCGGGGCTGCCGTTCTGGAGGAGCAGTGCACGGCAGGCACTGCGCAGCTGGCCCATGACGCTGGCGGCCTCCAGGCCCCTGCCGACGCAGTCGCCGACGACGATGCCGATGCGCCCGTCGGGCAGGGTGACGGTGTCGTACCAGTCGCCGCCGACCTCCAGGGGGCGGGTGGCGGGCTCGTAGCGGACGGCGAAGCCGGCGGGGAGGTGGGACGGGCCCAGGATGGCGCGCTGCAGGGCGATGGCCGTCTCGCGCTGCTGGTCGATCTGGTGAGCGCGGCTCAGCCCCTGCGCCAGGTGGCCGGCGAGGAGGGACAGCAGGAGCTGGTCCTCCGCGGAGAACGGGCGCTGCTCGCCGAGGTCGACCCAGAGCACGAGCGGACCCTCGGGGTGCTCGAGGGCGATGGCGGCCGAGCCCGGTTCGGTGGTGGGCGTCAGCGGTGTCCGGTGGCGCAGCTCGGCGAGCGCCCGGCGACGGTCGGCAGGCAGTTGCTGCCAGGTCAGATCCGGGTCGGTGGCGGTCAGGACCGGTTCGTCGCCACGCGCGAAGACGGCGGCCGCCACGCATGGGGCGCGCCACAGGGCCTTGAGTTGTGCCAGGGCGCCGGCGACCGCCTCGGGCAGGCTGGTGGCCTGGGACAGGGTGGTGTGCAGGGCCGCGAGGGCGCTCTCGCGCTGGATCGCGTAGTGCTCCGCGGTGACGTCGCGGAAGGTGCCGACGACGACGGTGCGGCTGGTGTCGGGGTCCTGGACCTGATTGAACGTGGCGGTGACCCACAGGCGGTGGCCCTCGCGATGGCGTACGGCGATCGTGTAGCTGCCCTGTTGGCGGTCGAGCAGGGTGCGGAAGGCGTCGGCGACCTGCTGGTGCCCGACCGGGTCGGTGGCGGCGTCCGGCCACCAGGGATGGACGGGCCGGTAGGGCAGGCCCTCGGTGCCGTAGCCGAGGATGGTGGTGAAGGCGGTGTTGATCTCGATGACCGCGCCGTCCTCGTCGCAGACGAAGAAGGCTTCCTGCAGGGAGTCGATCAGGGCGGTGCGCCAACGGGCGTGGTGGGTGCGCAGCCGTGCCAGTTCGACGTTGGCGCGGACCCGGGCGAGGAGTTCGGCGGCGGCGAACGGTTTGACGAGATAGTCGTCGGCTCCGGCCTGCAGTCCCTCGATGGAGGCCTCTTGGCCGGCGCGGGCGGACAGCAGCACGACCGGTACGGACGCGGTGCGCGGGTCGCCACGCAGCGCGCCCACCAGGGACAGGCCGTCCATGTGAGGCATCATCACGTCGCTGACCACGAGGTCGGGGGTGTGCGCGCGGACGGCATCCAGCGCCTGGCGTCCGTCGCCGACGGTGTCGACCCGGTAGCCCGCGCCACGCAGCAGCCGTCCGAGGTACTCACGCATGTCGGCGTTGTCGTCGGCGACCAGCACCCGGACCGGAGCGTCCCCGGCGCCGACGGTCGGCACGGGAGCCTCGGACATGCCCGGGTCCGCGGCGGAGGCCCCGCCGGACGTCTCGCTCGGCAGCCAGCGCAGGGCCTCCTGGAGGTAGGGGTCGGCGGCGAGGGGCGGGGCGTCGGTGACCGTGCCGCTGTGCACGGCGTCCTCGGGCAGGTGGGCGGTGCCGAAGGGCAGCCGGATGGTGAAGCAGGTCCCTTCGCCCTCCGTACTGCGGGCGGTGATGACGCCACCTTGCAGGCCGATGAGTTCCTTGACGAGGGCAAGGCCGATGCCGCTGCCCTCGTTGGATCGGGAGCGGGCGTTCTCGATGCGGTGGAACCGCTCGAACAGGCGCGGCATCTCCGCGGCCGACACGCCTATTCCGGTGTCGGCGACGCGCACCACGGCAGCTCCGTCCTCGGCATCCACGGAGACACGTATCGCGCCCTCGAAGGTGAACTTCAGTGCGTTGCTGAGGAGGTTGAGGACGGTCTTCTCCCACATGCTCCGGTCGACGTACACCGGTGCGGGCAGTGGGGAGCACGTCACCTGGAAGTCCAGACCGGCCCGTTCGACCGCGGAGCGGAACACGCTGGCCAGTTCACCGGTGATGGCGGCCAGGTCGACGGGTTGGTAGCTGGCCCGCATCCGGCCGGCCTCGATGCGGGAGAAGTCCAGCAGGGTATTGACGAGTTTGCCCAGGCGCAGTCCGTTGCGGTGGATGAGGTCCAGCTCCTCGCGCACCTGTGCGTCGGTGTCGCCGAGGCGTCCCTGCAATTCCTGCAGCGGACCCATGATGAGGGTCAGAGGGGTGCGGAACTCGTGGCTGATGTTGGAGAAGAAGGTGGTCTTCGCCCGGTCGAGCTCGGCCAGTTCTTCGGCGCGGCGCTGCTGGGCCTGGTAACTGCGGGCGCTGCCGACGGCGGTGGCGAGGTGCTTGGCGACCAGCTCCACGAATCCGCGGTAGCCCTCGTCCAGGGCCCGGAAGCGGTTCAGGCCGGCCACCACGAAGCCGTACGGAGTTCCGCCCTGGCGTTGCAGCGGCAGCACGAGGGCCTGGACGGGGGCCCGATCGCCCGAGGCGTCGGCCGGTTCCGGGGAGATGCCGTCCAGGGACATCAGCGTCGTCTCGCCCAGGGCCGCCGCGGCGGCCGGCCACGGGTCCTGCGCGCCCGACGGGACGGGGTCGAAGGCCGCGGGGTGGCCATCGGGCAGGCCGGTGGAGGCGGCCAGCCGGGCGCTGCCGTCGTCCGCGTAGAGGTAGGTGAGGGTGAACGGCAGGTCGAACGGGTTGCGCGCCAACTGCGCGGAGGCGAAGTCGAGCATCTCCTGCTCGGTGCTGACGACACTGGGATCGGAACCGAGGTCGCGCAGGGTGGCCATCCGGCGTTCGCCGATGACGCGCTCGGTGTCCTCGCTGACCACGCAGAGCATGCCGACGACCCGGCCGTCGTCGTCGCGCAACGGGCTGTAGGAGAAGGTGTGGTAGCTCTCCTCGCGGTATCCGGAGCGCTCCACGAACAGCAGCAGGGCCTCGTCCCAGGTCGCCTCGCCCGTGGTGAGGACGGTGTCGATGCGTGGACTGATGTCGGCCCAGATCTCCTCCCACACCTCGTGGGAGGGCCGTCCCAGCGCCCACGGATACTTCTGTCCGAGCGTGTCGCGGCGGTAGGCGTCGTTGCAGAAGAACGTCAGCTCGGGCCCCCAGGCCATCCACATGGCGAACTTGGAGGACAGCAGGATGCTGACGGCCGTCTGGAGGCTCTGCGGCCAGCTCTCCGGTTCACCGAGCGGCGTGGCCGACCAGTCGACGCGGGCGAGATCCGCCCCGACCTTCTCGTCGGCGGCGAAGACACCGGTCCCCTGCCCCGTCGGCACGGCAGGCCCCCCGTTCTCGAAACGCGTCACCGGTCACCCTTTCCTTCACCCGACCCCTGCGGAACATCGCGAGCGCCCGGTGCGGGGTACTGCCGGGCGCTGCGCGCATCGACCGGGTCTCCCGGCCCTGCTCGTCCGGGGACGCTCTGACGCGTTTCGTAGGATAAGCCTGCCGCGCGCGAGAGCGGCAGTCGCACCGGTCCTGCCGGAAGTGGCGGGCACAGCGACCGCTGTTCCGCCGCCCATGCCCGACAGTTCGTCCCGTTCGGCGCGCTCGCGGCACACTTTGGCTTCCCCGGGGTATGGGCTGTCAGGACGGTTCTACTATTCCGTTGGCACGCTTTGCGCCGCCGTGGGCACTGGAGCGATAGCGCCTTCCCGGCGTCCCGCTCGAGCCCACCGGCCGACCCCAGCACTTTCTCACTGGAGCACAGGTGACCGACCGCACCCTGACCGCCACCCTGCTGTCCCACGCCTCGGGAGCCACCGTACTGACCTTGGCGGGCGAAGTGGACCACCACACAGCCCCGCAATTCTACGCAGCCATGGACCAGGCGCCCTTCACCCCCGAAACCCCGGTGGTCATCGACCTGGCGGACCTCGCATACTGCGACTCCACCGGCATCACGGCTCTGATATCGGCCTACAACCGTGCCCAGGACACCCACAGTCGCCTGATCTTCACGGACCCCCACCGCGACCTGATGCACCTGCTCCGCATCGTCGGCCTGGACCAGCTCTTCACGTTCCGTCCGACGGTGACGGACGCACTGGAGGCGCTGCGCTCCCCCACCGAGGCCTAGGGCCTGTCCGGCGGATCCTGTCGCGGGCGCGGGCCACCCGGCTGCGACCTGATCCCGCCGGACAGGCCCTGGCGGAGGCCTGGAGACCGTCTCTCTGATCGACGCAGGCCACTTGCTGCTGGGTACGCGGCTACCGCGCAAGCACACCGAGCTGGGACTTTCTCGCGGATCCCTCTACTTCAGGTCAACGCTGACGATTGCGCGCCGATCGTCCGTACACGATCATCGCAAGGATGACCGCTGTCGCTACGAGGAAGACAATCAACCCGACAGTTCCGTCGGGCATGAGCCGACCGCTGTCGGCGAGTGTCGTCAGATCCGTCCGACCCATAACGTCCCCTCACTACGCGGAACTCACAGAGCTGTACGCCTCGCGGTGGGTCCAGTAACCAGCTCGTCAGGTCACTGACTCCTACGTTCCTTGCGCCCTACGGCCATCAGGCCTGCGGGAGCCGCACGTGCTAGTCGGTCGTCATCAGGCCCGTGCGGAGCTTGGCCACGATTCGGGCGATGAGGCGGGAGACATGCATCTGCGAGCAGCCGATCTCGTCGGCGATGTCCTGCTGGGTCCGTTCCTCGACGAAGCGCAGGTGAATCAGGCGGCGATCGCGTTCGTCCAGGCCCGCGATGAGCGGGGCCAGGGAGTGGAAGTTCTCCACGAGTTCGAACCGATCCTCGGTACGCCCGACGAAGTCGGCGAGCAGGGTGTCCGACTCGTCGCCAAGGCTGTTGACCGTGGCATCCAGTGAGACGCTGTTGTATCCGTTGGATGCCCTCTGTGCTTCCGCGACTTCCGCGGGGTCGAGCTGCATCAGCTCGGCCAGCTCGGCGGTGGAGGGTGAACGGCCCAGGCGCGTGCGCAGTTCCTCCGTCGCCTTGGACAGCTCGATGCGGGCTTCCTGCAACCGACGTGGGACGTGCACTGCCCACGAGGTGTCGCGGAAGAAGCGCTTGATCTCGCCGGTGATGTACGGGATGGCGAACGAGGTGAACTCGACTTCGCGGGTCAGCTCGAATCGGTCGATCGCCTTGATCAAGCCGATCGTGCCGACCTGGACTATGTCGTCCATCTCCTGCTGTCCGCGATGCCTGAACCGGGAGGCCGCGTACGTCACCAGGGAGAGGTTCATCTCGATCAGCACGTTGCGCACATAGCTGTACTCGCGACTGCCTTCCTCGAGCAGGGTGAGCCGGTCGAAGAAGTGCCGTCCGATCTCCCGCGCATCCTTGGGCCGCACCGAGGAAGGATCGGCATACGCACGCTCGATCAGCGTTTCCTCGACCTCGTCGGCCGCGGTACGCGTCTGACCGTGCACTGCCGTGATGCTCATGGTGCTGCCCGCCTCTGATTCTCGTTGTGAACTGGCGGCAGTCGATTACCCCGGCTCGCCGCGTCCATGCATGAGCTGTTTCCTGAGGCGGTCACCCTCGACGGTCGTCGCCTGGAGGCAGGGAGCCCCGGCCCGTACGAGCGGGCCGGGGCCCGACCATCACCCCACCATCACCGCCGCGCCCCATTGCGGGGCCTGAAGGCGAAGTCCGCACCGAGAAAGAGCGGAGCGAGAAGGCTGGGAACGTCAGAAGGGCATGTGCCCGCGAGCGCGGCGACCGGCCGAGCCGCTGCGGCCCACCGCACGCGAACTGCTGGAGAACGGCTTCTGCAGTATGCGCCCCAGCAGGCCCGGAGCCTTGCCGCCTGCGCGAGCGCCGGCCCCCAGGGTGCGCTGGGTGCCTCGCTGCGGGCGACGGGAGAATCGCGGCAGTACGAACGCCAGCACCAAGAGGACGGCACAGACAGCCACGACGGCAACGATGATCATGCGTTACTCCTTCAGGACTTCGGAGGACAGCGAGAACGGGCACGTGGTGCGCAGGCCACCGGGTGCCGCTCGCCGGAGCCGGATGCCTCGGCGACTCCACCGGTACGGGGCTCCGGTGCCGTCCGTGTGCCCGCCGAAGGTGATCTCAGACCCCGCACTTCCGATGTCCCGGAGGGGGAGGGGCTCCCCGCTGTCGGGACGAGGCCGGTGCACGACGAGTCACGTTTGTGCCACGGTACGGGCCATGGCCTCAGCCACAAGCGACACCCGCGTTGAGCAGCACGCGCACATCACCACGGTGGCGATATCCGGAGATGTGGACCTGGACAACCTCCAGGGGATCGCCGAAGTCCTCACGCGAGTTCTGAGCGACCCGCGCTCCAGTGCCGCCGTGATCGATCTGTCGGATCTCACCTTCGCCGACAGCATGCTGCTCAACCAGCTCCTCAAGACTCACGTGCGCCACCATGCGGAGGGCAGGCCGCTGCGCGTGGCCGGCCCCTTGAACCCCGGCGTCGGCCGTCTGCTGCAGATCACCGGCGCCGACGCGGTCCTTGATGTCGTGCAGGATGTCGGGACCGCCCTGGGCGAGCTCGACCCGGCGGAACGCTGAAGCACCGCAATCCACCGTGATGAGAAATGGCCCTCTGTGTGCGGCCTCGCAGAAGGGGCAAGAGCGCTCCACGACCGTCTCGGGCACCATGAAGTCATGCCCGAAGGAGACACGGTCTGGCACAGCGCACACCGCCTGCACGATGCCCTCGCCGCACGCGTCCTCACCCGCTCCGATCTGCGGGTACCCCGCTTCGCGACCGCAGACCTCACCGGACGCACCGTTCTCGATGTCACGCCGCGGGGCAAGCACCTCCTCGCCCGGATCGAGGGCGGTCTCACCCTCCATTCGCATCTGCGCATGGAGGGCTCCTGGCGCATCTACACCGCCGGGCAGCGCTGGGGCGGCGGCCCCGAGCACCAGATCCGGGCCATCCTGGCCAATACCGGCTTCGCCGCCGTCGGCTACCGCCTGCCGGTGCTCGCCCTGATCCGAACCGAGGACGAGCCCAGCGTCGTCGGGCACCTGGGCCCGGATCTGCTCGGGCCCGACTGGGACCCGGTCGAAGCGGTGCGGCGATTGACCGCCGATCCAGCGCGCCCACTCGGCGACGCCCTCCTGGACCAGCGGAACCTGGCAGGCATTGGCAACGTGTACAAAGCGGAGCTGTGCTTCCTGGCCCGTGCCACGCCCTGGCTTCCCGTCGGCGAACTACCGCCCGAGGTGCCGCCCCGGCTCGCGGCCACCGCACGAAGACTCCTGGAGGCGAACAAGCACCGCCCGGACCGGCGTACGACAACGGGGCGGGCGACCGGGGCCGCGCCAAGCGCCCCGAGACAGCAGCGGCTCTACGTGTATGGACGGGAGGGGCGTCCGTGCCCGCGGTGCGGCTCCCCGATCCGGCGCGCGGAGCCGAGGGGGCAGCAGGACCGCGTGTCGTACTGGTGTCCCTCCTGCCAGAGCGGTCCGCCCCCGCACGACTTCCGACACACGCCCTAGGGCGGTTCGACCACCGCGTATGGCCGTTTTGAGGAGTTCGTCGACCGGTCCAGTACCTGGCAGGCGTATTCAAGGTCGTCCACCAGGCGCACGGCTTCGGCCATGAGCGTGCCGTAGGGACGGGCAGTGTCCAGCACCGGGGTCGCTGCCTCGTGTGCGTGGGAGGCGAGAGCGTCGAGCTGACTGCGCGCCCGCTGGGCCGCCTCGCGAAGGGGGCCCGTCTGCTCCGCGAGGCTGTTCTCGTCCAGGGCGCTGAGTTGTCTGGTGACCTCGCAACATGCGGCGAGGACCTGGCCGTAGGCGACGAGGAAGCCGCCGCGTCCGGTGTCGGCGGTCTGGTCCTGCTGGGCATACGTGAGGCTTCGGCACAGTGCGCCGACCTGGCCGGCCACACGTTCCAGGGCGTTGACGACGTTGCGATAGCCGGTGAAGTCACCATGTCGGCGGTGCTCGCGGAGGAGGCGGCGCGGGTTGTAGGCGAGAGATTCGCGCGCTCGGGAGACCGCGTCTTGTGCCTGGGCGGCCAGGGGCAGGAGGGCGGCGGAGCGGTGTTGCCAGGATGCGGTCTCCTTCTCGTCGAGGTTCTGATCGACCAGTGCCTTCTCCACATCGGTCAGTACGTCGCAGGTGGCGTGGGCCAGGGCGCGCAGGCCTT is a genomic window containing:
- a CDS encoding SpoIIE family protein phosphatase; protein product: MTRFENGGPAVPTGQGTGVFAADEKVGADLARVDWSATPLGEPESWPQSLQTAVSILLSSKFAMWMAWGPELTFFCNDAYRRDTLGQKYPWALGRPSHEVWEEIWADISPRIDTVLTTGEATWDEALLLFVERSGYREESYHTFSYSPLRDDDGRVVGMLCVVSEDTERVIGERRMATLRDLGSDPSVVSTEQEMLDFASAQLARNPFDLPFTLTYLYADDGSARLAASTGLPDGHPAAFDPVPSGAQDPWPAAAAALGETTLMSLDGISPEPADASGDRAPVQALVLPLQRQGGTPYGFVVAGLNRFRALDEGYRGFVELVAKHLATAVGSARSYQAQQRRAEELAELDRAKTTFFSNISHEFRTPLTLIMGPLQELQGRLGDTDAQVREELDLIHRNGLRLGKLVNTLLDFSRIEAGRMRASYQPVDLAAITGELASVFRSAVERAGLDFQVTCSPLPAPVYVDRSMWEKTVLNLLSNALKFTFEGAIRVSVDAEDGAAVVRVADTGIGVSAAEMPRLFERFHRIENARSRSNEGSGIGLALVKELIGLQGGVITARSTEGEGTCFTIRLPFGTAHLPEDAVHSGTVTDAPPLAADPYLQEALRWLPSETSGGASAADPGMSEAPVPTVGAGDAPVRVLVADDNADMREYLGRLLRGAGYRVDTVGDGRQALDAVRAHTPDLVVSDVMMPHMDGLSLVGALRGDPRTASVPVVLLSARAGQEASIEGLQAGADDYLVKPFAAAELLARVRANVELARLRTHHARWRTALIDSLQEAFFVCDEDGAVIEINTAFTTILGYGTEGLPYRPVHPWWPDAATDPVGHQQVADAFRTLLDRQQGSYTIAVRHREGHRLWVTATFNQVQDPDTSRTVVVGTFRDVTAEHYAIQRESALAALHTTLSQATSLPEAVAGALAQLKALWRAPCVAAAVFARGDEPVLTATDPDLTWQQLPADRRRALAELRHRTPLTPTTEPGSAAIALEHPEGPLVLWVDLGEQRPFSAEDQLLLSLLAGHLAQGLSRAHQIDQQRETAIALQRAILGPSHLPAGFAVRYEPATRPLEVGGDWYDTVTLPDGRIGIVVGDCVGRGLEAASVMGQLRSACRALLLQNGSPAQTLMALDHFAAGVPRALCTTVFCGVLDTETGQLIYSSAGHPPGILARADGTTQLLEDGRSIPLAVRPGTPRPEGTCTLPARSTLLLYTDGLVERRRRPLSAGIDQAGEALQDGRNIAVNDLATSVMSRLAPANGYDDDVALLLYRHPAPLEISFPAESAQLAPVRKALRNWLAQCELPPGTVQNILVAAGEACANAIEHGHRDAPGAAIRFRAEALVGDLRLTIADSGRWRTPQPERNTHRGRGLGLMRALMERVTVTPAPTGTTVDMHTRIV
- a CDS encoding STAS domain-containing protein gives rise to the protein MASATSDTRVEQHAHITTVAISGDVDLDNLQGIAEVLTRVLSDPRSSAAVIDLSDLTFADSMLLNQLLKTHVRHHAEGRPLRVAGPLNPGVGRLLQITGADAVLDVVQDVGTALGELDPAER
- a CDS encoding DNA-formamidopyrimidine glycosylase family protein, translating into MPEGDTVWHSAHRLHDALAARVLTRSDLRVPRFATADLTGRTVLDVTPRGKHLLARIEGGLTLHSHLRMEGSWRIYTAGQRWGGGPEHQIRAILANTGFAAVGYRLPVLALIRTEDEPSVVGHLGPDLLGPDWDPVEAVRRLTADPARPLGDALLDQRNLAGIGNVYKAELCFLARATPWLPVGELPPEVPPRLAATARRLLEANKHRPDRRTTTGRATGAAPSAPRQQRLYVYGREGRPCPRCGSPIRRAEPRGQQDRVSYWCPSCQSGPPPHDFRHTP
- a CDS encoding aromatic acid exporter family protein, which encodes MNPPQPPLRSRTVDHLARGRAWLSRALGTDGHERHVILMLIKSTLAATVCWYVADDLWQAQSPAFAPFSAVAIMQVTVYQSLWQSLRYVAAVAVGVLIQGAMGQFVGPHLITFATVTLLALIIGRWRALRTEGSQVATAAMFAFSTYITVPGHEQWGALGQIVALVLTGCAIGTIVNLTLFPPLRHRTAEQGLRALAHATCDVLTDVEKALVDQNLDEKETASWQHRSAALLPLAAQAQDAVSRARESLAYNPRRLLREHRRHGDFTGYRNVVNALERVAGQVGALCRSLTYAQQDQTADTGRGGFLVAYGQVLAACCEVTRQLSALDENSLAEQTGPLREAAQRARSQLDALASHAHEAATPVLDTARPYGTLMAEAVRLVDDLEYACQVLDRSTNSSKRPYAVVEPP
- a CDS encoding SigB/SigF/SigG family RNA polymerase sigma factor translates to MSITAVHGQTRTAADEVEETLIERAYADPSSVRPKDAREIGRHFFDRLTLLEEGSREYSYVRNVLIEMNLSLVTYAASRFRHRGQQEMDDIVQVGTIGLIKAIDRFELTREVEFTSFAIPYITGEIKRFFRDTSWAVHVPRRLQEARIELSKATEELRTRLGRSPSTAELAELMQLDPAEVAEAQRASNGYNSVSLDATVNSLGDESDTLLADFVGRTEDRFELVENFHSLAPLIAGLDERDRRLIHLRFVEERTQQDIADEIGCSQMHVSRLIARIVAKLRTGLMTTD
- a CDS encoding STAS domain-containing protein, giving the protein MTDRTLTATLLSHASGATVLTLAGEVDHHTAPQFYAAMDQAPFTPETPVVIDLADLAYCDSTGITALISAYNRAQDTHSRLIFTDPHRDLMHLLRIVGLDQLFTFRPTVTDALEALRSPTEA
- a CDS encoding DUF6411 family protein, which codes for MIIVAVVAVCAVLLVLAFVLPRFSRRPQRGTQRTLGAGARAGGKAPGLLGRILQKPFSSSSRAVGRSGSAGRRARGHMPF